The DNA region GAACGTCCATCCGAACCATAATGCACCGCCGCGTACGGCGAAGGCGCCGATGACGCCGAACGCGGAAGCCATATAGAGCGGCAGGCCGAGTTCAGTCGCGCCGGTAAAGATGCCCGCACCAAAGAGCGCTGCCGTGATGTAGATTTCGGGCCTCAGGAGCACGGAAGGCTCGTTAGCCATCAGATCGCGCAGCACGCCTCCGAAGGTTGCGGTCAGTGTCCCTGTCACGATCGCGATCGTCGGCGAGCCCGTCGCAGCAAGTCCCTTGGCTGCACCCATGACGCAATAGGCGGCAAGCCCCACCGCATCGAGCCAGATCAGCAGGCGATAACGTGACTCCACGAGATGGGCGGTGAAGAAAACCACGATGCCCACCAGACAGCAGATGACGATGTAGGCCGGATTAAGCACCCAGAACACCGGCACGCGGCCAAGCACGATGTCGCGCACCGTACCGCCGCCGGTGCCCGTCACCATTGCGAAGAAGAGAAAGCCGATGAGATCGAGTTGTTTGCGCGAGGCGGCGAGTGCGCCCGTCGCGGCAAAGAGCGCGATGCCGGCATAATCGAGATAAGCGAGCAGAGACATGATTGGCCCCCCAAGAGCCGGCAGACGATGCTGAACTGAATCATGGTGGCAAGGGCGGCGCAAGGCGGATCGTCTAGAATGCGCGGCTGTTAGTGTCTATCCGACAAAAGAGGAAAGCCGTGAAAGCGCTTCTCATCGTCCTGAACGTCATAGCCCTCCTTGTGGCTCCGTCCGCCTCTGCGCAGCAATCGCTGATCTCGGATCCGGAAATCTACGAGAAGAAGCATTTCACCGAGCAATGTACGAAGGCCGAGTTTTCGGACGCTTACATCACACGTCAGGACATCAACAATGACGGCCTCATTGATGTTGTGGTCAACGAGGGCGAATTGACCTGCGACGGAAAGAAGGGGCCGCAGTGCAATGATGATGGCTGCACCTATAACTTCTATCTGCAGGTGGCCGAGGGCGGCTATTTCATGATTGCGACAGCGCAGATCTATGGCTACGACTTCATCAAGCGCTTCGGCAATATGGTGCTGGCCATGAAGATGCATCCGCGCTTCTGCGATCGCACCGATAGCGGTCCATGCGTCGTCACGGCTCGCGTGCGTGGCACGAAATTCGTCACAATTTCGAAGAAATAGCGGCTCAGCGGGGATAAAGCGCCGACGTTCGGCCCGCAAAGTAATAGCCGATAAGGCCGAACCATTCGCGCACGGCAGTCGCCATGTTCTGGGCGTTCTGGCTCGGTTGCGTGAAGTCGAGGCCGAGCGTTACATGGCCGTCCGTCCTGTAATCCGTTGGCCACGGCACGACATCGATGCCCTGCTTGCGGAAAATGCCGACCGAACGCGGCATGTGATAGCCGGATGTGATCATCAGGCAGTTCGCCAGTCCCTGGCTTGCAAGCAGTTCCTTTGTATTGATCGCGTTTTCAAAGGTCGTGCGGGATGCCCTCTCTTCGATGAGCTGTTCATGCGGAACCCCAAAGAGCGGAAAGAAGCGTGCCGAGGCGGCCGCGTCGCCTTCATATTTTCCGGAAATCGAGCCATCTCCGCCGGAGACCAGAATGCGCGATTGCGGGTATTTCTGCGCCAGCCGCAGCGCTTCGATAAAACGGTCTGCGCCCGCATTGAACTCGATTCCGTGGCCGGTCGTGTTCACTTCATTTTCAAA from Rhizobium sullae includes:
- a CDS encoding trimeric intracellular cation channel family protein produces the protein MSLLAYLDYAGIALFAATGALAASRKQLDLIGFLFFAMVTGTGGGTVRDIVLGRVPVFWVLNPAYIVICCLVGIVVFFTAHLVESRYRLLIWLDAVGLAAYCVMGAAKGLAATGSPTIAIVTGTLTATFGGVLRDLMANEPSVLLRPEIYITAALFGAGIFTGATELGLPLYMASAFGVIGAFAVRGGALWFGWTFPTYMHKPGRHPDDVM
- a CDS encoding YdcF family protein, with protein sequence MFLFSKLVWVFGQPLSLVFFLILFAFLAVVLRFRRLGALFSAFATLLLFVVLFTTTGNYLLQGLELRFPKPDRDPDNLQCMIVLGGAFENEVNTTGHGIEFNAGADRFIEALRLAQKYPQSRILVSGGDGSISGKYEGDAAASARFFPLFGVPHEQLIEERASRTTFENAINTKELLASQGLANCLMITSGYHMPRSVGIFRKQGIDVVPWPTDYRTDGHVTLGLDFTQPSQNAQNMATAVREWFGLIGYYFAGRTSALYPR